A segment of the Chitinivibrionales bacterium genome:
ACAACCGGGATCGAGACCGCGTTTTTAACTTCGCCGATCCGCTCCCGGAAAGAGTGGCCCGAAAAGCCCATGGTCTTTGAGCGGGGGTGGACGGTTATCGCCGCGGCCCCGCACTCCTGAGCGATTTTTGCATAGGCAACATCAACCCACGTGTGCATCTCCCATCCCGAACGAATCTTCACCGTTACCGGCACTGAGGTTGCCTGTACCATCGATTCGATAATACGGGCATACAGCTTTTCATCCTTGAGCAATGCCGAACCGCCGTTTTTTTTCACGATTTTCGGCGCCGGACATCCGCAATTCAGGTCGATAAAGTCGGGGCCGATATGCTCGTCGATATAGGCCGCGCACCAGGCGAATTTTTTCGGGTCCGCGCCGAAAAGCTGAATGCCCACCGGACGTTCGCCGGGGGTAATATCCATCAATTTTAGCGCAGGCTTTGCCTGCCGGTACAACGCTTCCACACTTACCATCTCGGTTACCACAATATCGGCTCCATGCTTTTTGCACAGCATGCGGAACACCGGCTCGGTGATACCCGCCATGGGAGCGAGGATCAGTTGGGGGTGGGAGAAAGGTCGGTGTACTGTCGATGTGGTATGGAGCGTTGGGTGCATGGATAACGTTGATGTGAATTAATTGAATGTATTATTCATCTCCCGCTCGACCCGAATCCTCCGTCTCCGCGCACGGTAGAGCCGAGTTCGCGGGTTTCGGTGAATTCGATATCGGCGGCGACCCGTGAGGGGACTGCCTGGGCGATACGGTCGCCCCGTTTGATGGTGTGGGGTTCGTTTCCAAGGTTAACAAGAATAACCTTG
Coding sequences within it:
- the dusB gene encoding tRNA dihydrouridine synthase DusB, whose protein sequence is MHPTLHTTSTVHRPFSHPQLILAPMAGITEPVFRMLCKKHGADIVVTEMVSVEALYRQAKPALKLMDITPGERPVGIQLFGADPKKFAWCAAYIDEHIGPDFIDLNCGCPAPKIVKKNGGSALLKDEKLYARIIESMVQATSVPVTVKIRSGWEMHTWVDVAYAKIAQECGAAAITVHPRSKTMGFSGHSFRERIGEVKNAVSIPVVGNGDVRTPRDALDMFEQTGCDSIMIGRGTYGNPWLFDSIKKALKGEQATAVSRKEKIDTAREHLNAYCRVHGEHRASREMKKHISWYIKGIPQASQLRNDIFRSQSVRELQELLHSDILNDRS